The Cololabis saira isolate AMF1-May2022 chromosome 18, fColSai1.1, whole genome shotgun sequence genome contains the following window.
TGATCCTAATGGTTGGGTCAATAACACACTGATGACCATCTAATAGTGATCGATTAGTTCTGATCAGGTGAGTTGGAGCTGGAAACGACGGAGTATCAGGgcaaaactaagacaaacaaaatgtgtggacattacgagaataaaatcataatataatgagaataaagttgtaaaattacgacaataaagtcataatgttgcgagaatagagtcataatattacgagaataaagtcgtaaaattacgagaataaagtcctaaaattacgagaataaagtcataatattacaagaataaaatcgtaacttatgagaataaagttgtaatattatgagaataaagtcgtaatattatgagaatatcatttatgagaactctaacaggaagagcattttctccctgtgttaaaatgaggaatattgattatcttgtgaagttatatttatatatttataatatatataatattacaactttattcttgtaatatttcgactttattctcaaaatattacgactttattctcatattattatgattttattctcgtaatttccattttttttttgtctcaggtTGTCTTTGGTTCAGGTTCTTTGAGGCCCCACATGTACGGAGTAACAATGAAAAcggctctgcctccatctggTGGCCGGAACCCGGAACTGCAGCCTAAATCTCAAACAGACAGACGGACAGCAGGACATGTGGTTTTGTGGGTCCAGTTACCCTGTTACCCTCTCGTAACAGTCTGAGTTCATGTTGCCCTGAACATGTATCCGACTTTCAGCTGCTGTAACAcccgaatttcccctctggggatcaataaaggtcTATCTTATCATATCTTATTATATATACACTattgtatggaagagtattagggtcaggcaggagaaaaataaaaataaatttagaAATTGTATTGTATgtgttgaagaataatataaaatccagttcaggAATCCGCTGTGGGGTTGAGAGTTTTATTTAGTAAGCCGGTGTGGAGTCACATTTTGATGTCACAGTATAATCGTCTCGTTTGTGGGGGTTTGTGACAGGTGCAGTGCTCATAAGAGGAATTGAAGTTCAAAATGTAACAGGTGTTACATGAAGTAATAGATAGGTCTCGTTTGTGGTATTTGTAGGTTTCTCTGTCTTGTTCCTGTGACAGATGTGAGTGTCTTGGCGTGTACAATGCATCTGCTTCCGGGCCTCGGCGGCCTGCGCTGTTTCTCTGCTCCTCTGCCAGTTGTAGATGCCTTGGGTGTTGGAGTGCGTCTACTTCTGGGCTTTTCGCAGCCTGCGTTGTTCCTTTCAATGGCTCCGACTGTGGTGAGGACGAGGAGccacaggaagaagagggaatcGGCTGGTTTCCGGTGCATGGTGGAGGAGTTGTTTTCTTACAGTGGGATGCGTGGATCCAGGTTAAACGCCCGTCACACTTGACTGCAGTGTTGGTGGtgagtagggctgcaactaacgactattttaatagtcgactagtcaccgactattgaaacgattagtcgactaatcggataattagtaattttttcttaaatttagtatgtcgctttaattatgtggcaaatgataataaacacgaggaagatgggtacttcaatgaaaaatatgtctcagaaaattagaatattgtgataaagtcctttattttctgtaatgcaaaaatgtcatacattctggattcattacaaatcaactgaaatattgcaagccttttattattttaatattgctgatcatggcttacagcttaagaaaactcaaatatcctatctgaaaaaatttgaatattctgggaatcttaatcttaaactgtaagccatggcATTGGCagcttcttttgctgcatggtcagccgaagcattgcctagtgacaCAGGATCTTTGGATttggtgtgggcttcacatttaacaacagCAATatatgaaggtagttgacaggcttctaacagttcaccaatcaatttaccatgtttaacgggtgtctccgaggatgtgataaatcctcggttcgcccacaatattcCAAAATCgtgtacacaaccaaaagcatatctggaatctgtatagattgtaacagttttaccttttgctaGTTGACAGGCTCTCATCAGTGCATATAGTTCAGCTACTTgggcggagctggaggagggcAGGGCGgggctttcaacaattaagaattatcacaaattgcatAACCTGcatatggtattccattttctctataagcagagctgtcagtgaagaaaacaagaaaagtcaGGACGAGCAGGGTTAAAGATTAGTTGGACATGCTTTCAGAAAAGGCTTATAGACACTGTAGTTGGCTCAGAGACAGATTCCATGTGCTTACATGATGGAGTTACCGTAGGGGGGATAAGATTAGGttgggatgctctgatttggctcaccacAATAGGAGCGGTTCCCATTGTCTTTGTTTGAGAAGTGTGACGTGTGGCCTTTGTTGATTGGTGTGAATGATTAATTGGCCGGTGTCTTGGATGGTTACTCTGTTCCTGCGTCCTCCTCTCTACGCTCAACCTGTGTAGTGATATACTTTGGCAAGCATTAATGTTTCGTACATTTCAGATTATTTTTGTTCTGTGTTATCCCAGTGGTGTTGCGCTATTTCCATGAGTTCAATCATTGCTTTCCCTGCCCACCCAACTGTCAGTAGTACTTTAGCCTTAACCTTTGGTTGAAGGCAATTAGCGAATATGTTTTGCATGTAACCTGGAGGAAGTCCATCCATCTGATCttgtgacagaccacaattttcttttgctgtcaacatcATTTTAGCATAAAGCTCCCTGGGATTATCATCTTTTCCTTGTTTAAGTTTTGTGAGACGAGTAAAATCCACTTGTTGTACTACTTCCCTTTGAACTGCTAAAGCGATGATGCTGTAAAAGGGCTGAGCTTgttctggtgtgattttggcaacagctgtgggattacaGGGAATTCTACACACATCAAGTAGCCTACTTTGCTTTTCAAATCaggtggcaaagttagttttaACAGTTGTATCATGTCAGGCAGGTGAGGTGTGTATATTGTGCATACTGACTCCCattcctctagccatttttgtttattttttctgacaTCCTTGGGAAAATCTCCTACTATCGCTTTTAGTTCTCTTCGGCTCCAAGGTTTGTAGATAACATCTTTTCCCATTGTGATCAGTGGAGCTAATTTTACTGATTGCGTTTTTCTTGATTTTCTGCCTCTTTTCACAACCCACTCCTCTTCACTGTTCTCTTGGCTATTGTCCTCAGATTTTGAATGTTGTAAAATCCAGTcatcatcagaagtgtcatcgtcacttGATTCTTTGATCTGTTttaccggataaaggtttttgatttgatcatttaactggttctttAATTTACTTCttctctgcgttgtgtttttaagttcTTCTAATTGAGCCaatagctttttattttgatctgtaagcgaagctatttgggatttCGCATTACGtactttcatccctccaaagTCTGAAGGAGTTGAAGTGCTTGTGTCCATTTGTTTGAGGATttaatttttcctttaaatgtTCTAATCTAATCCGGTTGAATGTCCCACTTGGGGAAAATTTTAGGAGAACGTTgtctttagttattttaacccaTGTTTTAACAAACTTAATACTATTGGTACCATAATTATCGTACATGTACTTAATAGGACCAGTCAACTCTTCCTCTGACTCTCTACTGAAAAAACGTCccatttttctttctgtaagaTCCCTCCCAAAAAAACCTTCAATTACACTTACTTTTACCCACAAATCACTTGCTAATTCTTCCAATCATCAGTCTACTTCAGAGAATACCAATCATTCTTGTTGATGTAAGGAGAGCGGGTCAGATCCTAACTGAAATTAAATATATCTCCAAGTATTTGGGAGAGCAAAtcatccccacttataaaaAGCAGTTCCTCTACATATATGCCTATTTCCCATAAAATTCTCAGTGTTCCAAACACTTCTTATGGAcctcaagtcctgcatatgctaTAAGTCCCACTGGACTATTCTCTTGGTAcccagaccaaccatggcgctctggcccttctctctttaatgttacccgagatattgaacccttttttagaagagcgagtcaaattctaaggcaggagaagcagagcattctcacaacacaatcaaattcaagcattatgaaattgccagcattcgtaaacatctctacaataaccttcccCATAACCccttgctcacaaccacacagcggacttacttAAAATTTTGggatgacgtcaaccattctctggtactccaattcacagactttcgacaacaacccagcaacaataatttgggattttgtaaatgGACCCCTTACCTCTGAATAATTTGGATAAAAGTCACTGGTGTGTCGTTGGTCTGGAAAGaggagtttccatcgaaggtctattgtcatccgTGTCacggcaccaaattgttgaagaataatataaaatccagttcaggAATCCCTTGTGTGGTtgagagttttattcagtaagctgGCGGTGGGCAGGACCAGCACAGATCGTGTCTGAGTTGGTGTGCCGACCCAGAGTAGCTCGGCGACAGgacttttatacagtaaattcatagcacaaaaggcaggaaatACAAAAGCCAAGTGAGTGAAGTgaggatgtgatctgtggccaaatgtcattattgggcatttggcatgactgtcactaagttctaaattaccccatagggtgctGTAGTGATTCAAGTCTATGTTGAAGCTACTTCCAAGGTGTCGTCTCTGCAGGGAGGTAGGAAGCTGATATTCAGGTCGACCACGGTgctgtcacaatgcctcatcataTGTAATGTATATATTACAAAAGAAATGAGATAAAAATGGGAAGTTTGATAAAACTTTACTTTATTGGGGTTCTAACATCGTGTAGTTCTCGGTACTGAAACATCAGCTGGTCTCAGGATGATGGACCGGGTCTTTCCTCGCCCCCGTTAGAATAAGTTCTAAACTCTAACTCTCTAAGTCTAAACTGGGACATCACGTGGTGGGCGTGTCAGTGGGCGTGTCCATCCGCCAACGCCGGATCAGGAACTCTTCAGCAGGAACTGGGACTCCCGGTACCGGTTCTATCTCtacgtcacacacacactccggaCCTTTAGCTAGCATGTTTAGCTAGCTAGTTAGCTAGCGCTCTTCCcgcccttcttcttcttcttctgcgcCTGTTTCTTGGACGACCCGGTCGGTCTGGGCCCATCCTCTGATGGTTCTGGTACCGGCGTGGGCTCGGCTGGTTTCTGCTGCTGGACCGGCTCGCTGGCCGTCAGAACCTCCGGTGCTCCCggttctggacctggttctggacccgGTTCTGGACCCGGCTCGCCCGTCTCGGGTTCCGGTGTTGGTTCTGGACCCGGCTGGATCTCGTCCTGGGCCGGATGTGtcaccggttctggttctggttccggaGCCTTCGGAGTGGGCTCGGGGGGACTTTGTTCCCCCTCGGATTTAACCGCCTGAgacgggtcagaaccagaatcCTCCTGGACCGGGCTTTTGCTGGTGAACTTGACGAAGGAAGAAGCGAGCGGATCTTGTTCCGGGTCGGGCAGCcccgggttctggttctggttctgctccGGTTCCGCCGGGCCCAGCAGGGAGGCGGCGAAGGCGTCCAGCCGGGCCTGCTCCCGCCTCAGCCGGGCCATGTCCTCGGTCAGGCCCGGGTCGGCCCGCTCCAGGTCCAGAACCTCCTGGGAGGTGAGGAACCCGGGTTGGGCCGGACTCTCAGAACTCTCAGAACCCTCTGACTCGGCCGCGGGGACGACAGAACCCTCCGACCCGTCCGCGGGGACGGCGGCGCCGCTGAGCCGGACTTCCCTGATCTTGTCGTACAGAACCGTCCTCTCGTCCTGCAGGGCCCGGCACAGCTGCTCCAGTTTATGGATCTTCACCACGAACAGCTCGTACTCTTTACCCTTCACTGTTCTCTGGAAGAACAAGGAGACAGATCCAATTttcaatccaatccaatccaattttattttataataatgacttagttttatttagctccttcaaggcacccagagctttacagagatcattattcattcatacacatcctagggtgatatggaccaaaagtcatatctcgatattttctagctgaatgacgatactcgatatatatcaatattttttctgtgccataattggggtttcccccaaagcattatagcatagcatctctgttagcatctctgttagcttcattttttctgaggcaaacccttaaaaaaacagtcagttttaatccaaagcctcgtgccaaatgtcacacaggttcctttattaacagaggtctgcacaatatcaaaatgtataaaacaaatgaaataaaaataaactgcctgcatatatagaataaaaatgcttcttgaataaaataaaacaaatatccctttcctgcataacaattaaattaaaatacactgtacaattaatacaacgtagacagtaacaggcagacttttccactgaggttgacagttgtgcaaataacaaaacatttgtacaaatctcaaataaagcattcaagtcaatttgtcacaaaataagctatatcaaaatcgtaaaaatagttgtttttttttaaatcgatataaaccatattgtctcataccatatcgcatttgaaaatatatcgatatatattaaaatctcgatatatatcgcccagccctatcacatcctcactggtggtggctgctacgtttgtagccacggctgctacgtttgtagccacggctgctacgtttgtagccaaagcacagctgctacgtttgtagccacagctgctacgtttgtagccgcaactgctacgtttgtagccacagctgctacgtttgtagccacagctgctacgtttgtagccacagctgctacgtttgtagccaaagctgctacgtttgtagccacggctgctacatttgtagccacggttgctacgtttgtagccacggctgctacgtttgtagccacagctgctacgtttgtagccacagctgctacgtttgtagccaaagctgctacgtttgtagccacggctgctacgtttgtagccacagctgccctgcagactgacggaagcgtggctgccatatcgcgcctaacggcccctccaaccaccaccaacattcaaacacattcatacacattcacacggggcaggtGGGTATGGTGTCTTGCCCGAGGACACTATgacagcaactgggacagagcgggattcgaacggCCGACcttcattggacgacccgctctaccacctgagctactgccgccccactttatttatatagcgtctattacagggGTGTCCAACCCGCGAGTAAAATATGCcgcgactggaatcgaacccgcgCCGCTGTACAGtatataagtaaaataacttatttataaacaggtatatggaggAGTATATACGAGGAGtgtgataaacaaataaaatagggaaaaatggtatattatacttgcttgagatatgtttagatatttatgtggatattaatgtagtatatattatctgTTGAGAGGAATAGTtctaattatgtaatatatgttatatatttattatgtatgtagcatatatttatttatagggatatttatgtagtttatatagtgtatatttatatttgtattttctatatattgatattatcATGTAatgtttatattttctatatacttatggataattatgtaataataggcatgtttacgtagtatttatatagactatatttatatggatattgtgtagatataataataacaataatgtaaattcatagagttataaaggggtaggaaactaggaaaaagtgtaaacttcttcctactcctttttcgaacctatgagcatatgaagatgttactgtttttatttttatttttttatatacatgtttgaaataaataaattcattcattcaaattcattcattcattcactttaATTGATCGTCTTACAGCTATTGGTTTTTCTAAACAAGCAGTCGGTGGTTTGTAAATTATCTCACTGTCAGTAgagggttctacctctgatttACTGCAGGTCCATAAGGGGTCAGTCCCACAAGGGTCAGTTCTTGGCCCTTTATTGTTTACTATATATAAATAACCTTGGACAGAACATTCCAAAATCAACCTTTCATTTCTATGCTGATGACTATACGTCATCACGCCTATACGGCTCTGCAGCCACTCCTGCAAAGGCTTTTGAATATCTACAATCTGCTTTTGACGGGGTACACGCACAGATTTGTCACCTGCAACTTGTTTTAAATTCAGAGAAAACCGGACCAGAACTCGTCCAGAACCGTCACTGATGTTTTTACAGACCCGTTATGTCCATAGATACTTTAACGCAAACTAGCGACGTAAGAAAGGCGGCACAAACTTTGCTAGGTGACGTTATCGTTGCTGTCGCTCCGTTTCAACCCAAACACAATAAAAATACTTTAATAACAGGTAAAAAATCTGTAAACTTAAATGATCTCAGTTTTACTAGGGTTTATTAAAACCTGGAGAAACAACTTCAGGAAGTGTTTGTCCTTGGGCGCCGGGACGGGACGTACCTCCTCAATCATGCCGGTCAGAGCCTTGTTGCAGTTCTCAAACCTCAGCTTCCACAGGTCCGACTCCTTCTCCAGATTCTTCATTTTCTCTGACatctgaaaaagaaataaataccgTCGGCTCTTTGTCTCAGGCTGTATTTGAAATTCAATTTTCTCTTTTATaagagacaaaaaaacacatttttgtatATCCCAACAACTCTTTCATTTAACAGTGCAAGCAAAACGTAACAAATATTAACCTCAGGCAGTTAGGATTAAGTGTTACCAGGTTTTATGACGTCACAGGTCGTTATTTCTAGCTGTTCCTCTCCTCTGCTCATTTAAGTCTCCCCCCGTCTTTTGTCTTTGGCGCCATCTGGTGGCCGTTTGTGGTAACTACAACCGGAAGTCCACCGCTCATCCGGTTCGCTGATTGATCGATTACAACCTGTCATGTTAATCTGTTTCATATACCGagttttttaatggttttattatttacttaggattgaattgaattgaaatgttattttgaacatgaaacagtattaaaaacaaaacaaaacaataataaataaatgtaaataagaaaacaaaaagacaaaaatataaataaaaacatgcatctgtcataattaacatgctcaaaaggagtaggaagaagtaaaaacttattaaatcctaccccctaaactctatttcattataatcaaaattaatttaatttctatacaaaacaCAAAAGATCGGCTGTATTGTGAATGGGGCTGCCTACCTCAGTATActtatataatatacatacatgtatacataatatataatataattatacttctgactttaaaataaatagcttaATAAGTGACTCTGATGTCTTAAACTacaataaactaaaatacaCAATTTTATTTAGATTTACCGGGCACATTAGATGTATTTGCACAATATATCGGTATCGCtgataccagcctgaattttaatcaatatcggatcggaaaGGAAATGGGTGGTATGGATCATCATTAGCTGCCGGACTCCAACGGTCCGACCCAGCAGAGCTGGTCCCGGTTTCTGTCGGTGCTTTGATCAAGATTGAAAGTGAAGTTCGACCCCACATTAGTAGTTAAGGTGAGGTGGGCGAGTTCCAACCGACCTCCTGGTTTTGTGCACCGTTGCCTTTTCTAATAAACGGTTGCATCATCTGCGTATGGATTACTTTCCTGCCTACACAGCATTCCTACAGAAGGGTTATCCGCTCCTCTTTAGGGACACGTTAGTCTAGCTAGAGTAGAAATTAGAGTAGGAGCTAGAGTAGACGCTAAAGTAGAAACTAGAGTAGGAGCTAGagtagaaactagagtagaaactagagtagaaactagagtagaCGCTAAAGTAGAAACTAGAGTAGGAGCTAGAGTAGGAGCTAGAGGAGACGCTAAagtagaaactagagtagacgctaaagtagaaactagagtaggagctaaagtagaaactagagtagacgctaaagtagaaactagagtagaaactagagtagaAACTAGAGTAGGAGCTAGAGTAGGAACTAGAGTAGAAACTAGAGTAGGAGCTAAAGTAGAAACTAGAGTAGGAGCTAGAGGAGACGCTAAagtagaaactagagtagacgctaaagtagaaactagagtagaaactagagtagacgctaaagtagaaactagagtaggagctaaagtagaaactagagtagacgctaaagtagaaactagagtagacgctaaagtagaaactagagtaggagctaaagtagaaactagagtagacgctaaagtagaaactagagtagacgctaaagtagaaactagagtagaaactagagtagaaactagagtagacgctaaagtagaaactagagtagaaactagagtagacgctaaagtagaaactagagtagaaactagagtagaAACTAGAGTAGGAGCTAGAGTAGGAGCTAGagtagaaactagagtagaaactagagtagacgctaaagtagaaactagagtagaaactagagtagacgctaaagtagaaactagagtagaaa
Protein-coding sequences here:
- the txlnba gene encoding beta-taxilin isoform X2, whose protein sequence is METSVKAAEVLLSPRPEEASPPATVTSHGPFDPMEEFSRRLQDIVGQKVAEETMEEENADLTGAVATDVSLVRKSLDAASSPEDQLEALLRKYAELAAARRGDEQRLRRQQRQLSGSTAARSELEALCRELQAHYQLMREETLLLRREDEDKRTEITSHFTDMLTEIQDQIQQHSNRNHKLCTENLHLTDKLEGLMAQCERREENLEKIDKHRDVQHKLTEAKLQQANAQLAEAEARHKREKEYLLVQAAEWKLQAQTLREQGTVMQTQLALYGQKFDEFQATLGKSNEIYVRFKKEMDIMSEKMKNLEKESDLWKLRFENCNKALTGMIEERTVKGKEYELFVVKIHKLEQLCRALQDERTVLYDKIREVRLSGAAVPADGSEGSVVPAAESEGSESSESPAQPGFLTSQEVLDLERADPGLTEDMARLRREQARLDAFAASLLGPAEPEQNQNQNPGLPDPEQDPLASSFVKFTSKSPVQEDSGSDPSQAVKSEGEQSPPEPTPKAPEPEPEPVTHPAQDEIQPGPEPTPEPETGEPGPEPGPEPGPEPGAPEVLTASEPVQQQKPAEPTPVPEPSEDGPRPTGSSKKQAQKKKKKGGKSAS
- the txlnba gene encoding beta-taxilin isoform X1 — protein: METSVKAAEVLLSPRPEEASPPATVTSHGPFDPMEEFSRRLQDIVGQKVAEETMEEENADLTGAVATDVSLVRKSLDAASSPEDQLEALLRKYAELAAARRGDEQRLRRQQRQLSGSTAARSELEALCRELQAHYQLMREETLLLRREDEDKRTEITSHFTDMLTEIQDQIQQHSNRNHKLCTENLHLTDKLEGLMAQCERREENLEKIDKHRDVQHKLTEAKLQQANAQLAEAEARHKREKEYLLREAIDKTKKCFAMKEQELAMKKKLALYGQKFDEFQATLGKSNEIYVRFKKEMDIMSEKMKNLEKESDLWKLRFENCNKALTGMIEERTVKGKEYELFVVKIHKLEQLCRALQDERTVLYDKIREVRLSGAAVPADGSEGSVVPAAESEGSESSESPAQPGFLTSQEVLDLERADPGLTEDMARLRREQARLDAFAASLLGPAEPEQNQNQNPGLPDPEQDPLASSFVKFTSKSPVQEDSGSDPSQAVKSEGEQSPPEPTPKAPEPEPEPVTHPAQDEIQPGPEPTPEPETGEPGPEPGPEPGPEPGAPEVLTASEPVQQQKPAEPTPVPEPSEDGPRPTGSSKKQAQKKKKKGGKSAS